Proteins co-encoded in one Arthrobacter alpinus genomic window:
- a CDS encoding helix-turn-helix domain-containing protein, translating to MADEEDSGIHCRLDELLAERGMTLTRLAELVDISIVNLSVLKNDRAKAIRFSTLVAICRALECEVGDLLEVA from the coding sequence ATGGCAGATGAGGAAGATTCCGGGATCCATTGCCGTCTTGATGAGCTGCTGGCCGAGCGTGGCATGACTCTGACCCGGCTCGCCGAGCTGGTGGACATTAGCATTGTGAACCTCTCCGTCCTGAAAAATGACAGAGCTAAGGCCATTCGCTTCTCCACCCTCGTGGCTATTTGCCGCGCGCTCGAGTGTGAGGTGGGGGATCTGCTGGAGGTGGCCTAG
- a CDS encoding LysR family transcriptional regulator, translating to MLELKRLRLLRELHIRGTLADVAAVMQYSPSAVSQQLALLEKEVGVPLFRKVGRRVQLTAQAEILVEHTAELLETLERAEADMSASLTTVTGTVKLAVFQSAALALIPAMLTSMAQAYPDVRIEMVQREPETALHETWARDFDLVVAEQYPGHAAPLHPELDRVVLTTDAIRLAVPADGVSGGMSRLHTEPITSIADTAQLPWVMEPRGAASRHWAEQTCRQAGFEPDVRFETADLQAQIRLIESGNAVGLMPDLMWTGRPTPVSLIDLPEAPRRTIFTSARRSSRRRPALLACRDLLQQTAEELAAEDRS from the coding sequence ATGCTCGAGCTGAAACGGCTTCGGCTGCTGCGCGAATTGCATATTCGCGGAACCTTGGCCGACGTGGCCGCAGTGATGCAATACAGCCCCTCTGCCGTGTCCCAACAGCTGGCCCTGCTCGAGAAAGAAGTCGGTGTCCCACTTTTCCGCAAGGTGGGCCGCCGCGTACAACTCACCGCACAAGCAGAAATTCTGGTGGAGCACACCGCCGAGCTTTTGGAAACGTTGGAACGCGCCGAGGCTGACATGTCCGCTTCTTTAACTACCGTAACGGGAACCGTAAAGCTGGCTGTTTTTCAGTCGGCAGCCCTGGCCCTGATCCCAGCCATGCTCACCTCAATGGCGCAGGCCTACCCGGATGTCCGCATTGAGATGGTCCAGCGGGAACCCGAAACCGCATTGCATGAGACCTGGGCCCGGGACTTCGATCTAGTGGTTGCCGAGCAATATCCCGGTCATGCGGCACCCCTACATCCGGAACTGGACCGGGTGGTGCTGACCACCGATGCCATCCGTCTGGCAGTCCCCGCCGACGGCGTGAGCGGCGGCATGAGCCGGTTGCACACCGAGCCCATCACCAGCATCGCGGACACTGCGCAGCTGCCATGGGTCATGGAACCACGCGGCGCCGCATCGCGCCATTGGGCCGAACAAACGTGCCGGCAGGCAGGTTTCGAACCGGATGTGCGGTTTGAGACGGCAGATCTGCAGGCCCAAATCAGGCTCATTGAATCAGGCAATGCCGTGGGACTCATGCCGGATTTGATGTGGACGGGGCGCCCAACGCCGGTGTCCCTGATCGATTTGCCCGAAGCACCCCGGCGCACCATTTTCACATCAGCCAGACGGTCCAGCCGCCGTCGTCCGGCCTTGCTAGCCTGCCGAGATTTACTCCAGCAGACAGCCGAAGAGCTCGCCGCCGAGGATCGAAGCTAA
- a CDS encoding DUF2975 domain-containing protein produces the protein MVFSTWWSWLIVVAVLAVVAMILFMGRRTVKDPEAVAGGMMVRATRRIAWLYVAACVVGGLSAAVTTVWGDAVTVRLPVEEFWPSLPESVEVQTPLAMVRGGGFTWADVSVSGLAMQTRIMLMVAALAQTVLFAVAGLVIIRMCSSVMNKTLFGSKLVRGVQQVAGVVMLGGMVWQIAQIFGGTMAANEVLGATAWGMSGATIEWTDLHDIIGLPQIAYSWEFNFWPIGIALVLMVLAELFRQGSKVQKDTAGLI, from the coding sequence ATGGTGTTTTCAACATGGTGGTCATGGTTGATAGTGGTGGCGGTTCTGGCAGTCGTGGCCATGATCCTGTTCATGGGCAGGCGCACGGTCAAGGACCCTGAAGCCGTGGCAGGTGGCATGATGGTCCGAGCCACGCGGCGTATCGCCTGGCTCTATGTAGCGGCGTGTGTGGTGGGTGGGTTGAGCGCTGCCGTGACCACCGTGTGGGGAGACGCCGTCACCGTGCGGTTGCCTGTGGAAGAGTTCTGGCCGTCGCTGCCGGAATCCGTGGAGGTCCAAACTCCATTGGCCATGGTTCGGGGCGGCGGATTCACCTGGGCCGACGTCAGCGTGAGTGGGCTCGCCATGCAGACGCGCATCATGCTGATGGTCGCAGCGCTGGCTCAAACCGTGTTGTTTGCCGTAGCTGGTCTGGTCATTATCAGGATGTGTTCCTCCGTTATGAACAAGACACTCTTTGGATCAAAACTCGTCAGAGGCGTTCAGCAGGTTGCCGGCGTCGTCATGCTCGGTGGAATGGTGTGGCAGATTGCTCAGATTTTCGGAGGCACCATGGCTGCCAATGAGGTCCTCGGCGCCACAGCGTGGGGCATGTCCGGGGCGACCATTGAGTGGACCGATCTGCACGACATCATTGGCCTGCCACAGATCGCATATTCCTGGGAATTCAATTTCTGGCCCATTGGAATTGCCTTGGTCCTCATGGTCTTAGCTGAGCTGTTCCGCCAGGGCAGCAAGGTCCAAAAGGATACGGCAGGGCTCATCTGA
- a CDS encoding helix-turn-helix transcriptional regulator — translation MTPEELVTLTLLRKARDMIDRDYAQPLDVPTIAAKAFMSPAHFSRKFREAYGESPYSYLMTRRIERASALLRAGASVTDACMTVGATSLGSFSSRFTEIMGETPSSYKARDHSAIEAMPPCFVRVTTRPARDGSGKSSRNQEALGHTGP, via the coding sequence ATGACACCGGAGGAGCTGGTCACGCTCACGCTGCTGCGCAAGGCCCGGGACATGATTGACCGGGACTATGCCCAACCACTGGATGTGCCCACCATAGCGGCGAAAGCGTTCATGTCCCCCGCCCACTTTTCTCGGAAATTTCGGGAGGCCTATGGGGAATCCCCGTACAGCTACCTTATGACGCGGCGGATCGAACGGGCCTCGGCCTTGCTGCGTGCTGGCGCCTCTGTGACTGACGCGTGCATGACAGTAGGCGCCACCTCCTTAGGCTCCTTCAGCTCCCGGTTCACCGAGATCATGGGCGAGACTCCCAGCAGCTACAAGGCCAGGGATCACAGCGCCATTGAAGCCATGCCGCCGTGCTTTGTCAGGGTGACCACCCGGCCGGCGCGCGATGGCTCTGGAAAGTCGAGCAGGAATCAAGAAGCGCTGGGGCACACCGGGCCATAA
- a CDS encoding transglycosylase family protein has protein sequence MKNTKLTRNIGRVLVIGAIAGGGMAMAGTGANAADGGTWDALAQCESGGNWAINTGNGFSGGLQFTPSTWAAFGGTGSPESASREQQIAVAERVQAGQGWGAWPSCAAQLGLSGGGGQAYTPAAVPAAPAPVAAQSVEIAPVEQAPLQAPVEQAPVQQAPVQAPVEQGPVQQAPVEQAPAAVQVALSGETYTIQSGDTLSIIADKLGIKGGWETLYQANVDTVIHPDLIFTGAVLQLPA, from the coding sequence ATGAAAAATACTAAACTTACTCGCAATATCGGCCGCGTATTGGTCATTGGCGCTATCGCCGGTGGCGGCATGGCTATGGCCGGAACCGGGGCCAACGCGGCCGACGGCGGCACGTGGGACGCCCTAGCTCAGTGTGAAAGTGGCGGCAACTGGGCCATTAACACGGGGAACGGATTCTCCGGTGGACTCCAGTTCACCCCTAGCACGTGGGCTGCCTTTGGTGGCACCGGATCTCCGGAAAGTGCTTCACGCGAGCAGCAGATTGCCGTCGCCGAGCGCGTCCAGGCCGGTCAGGGCTGGGGCGCATGGCCTTCATGCGCAGCTCAGCTCGGTTTGAGTGGTGGCGGCGGACAGGCTTACACTCCGGCGGCAGTTCCCGCAGCTCCTGCTCCTGTAGCGGCTCAGTCGGTTGAGATTGCCCCGGTTGAGCAGGCTCCGTTGCAGGCGCCCGTAGAGCAAGCCCCGGTTCAGCAAGCTCCAGTGCAGGCGCCCGTAGAGCAAGGTCCAGTTCAGCAGGCCCCTGTTGAGCAGGCTCCGGCTGCAGTTCAGGTAGCGCTCAGTGGCGAGACCTACACGATCCAATCAGGCGACACCTTGAGCATCATTGCCGACAAGCTCGGCATCAAAGGTGGCTGGGAAACCCTCTACCAGGCCAACGTGGACACCGTGATCCACCCGGACCTGATCTTCACAGGCGCAGTACTCCAGCTCCCGGCCTAG
- a CDS encoding cystathionine beta-synthase has product MKYANSVLDLIGNTPLVKLNKVTEGIAATVLVKLEYMNPGGSAKDRIAVKMLDEAAKEGKIKPGGTVVEPTSGNTGVAMAMVAQARGYKCVFVVPDKVGEDKRAVLQAYGAEVVVTPTAVAADSPQSYYGVSDRLVREIPGAYKPDQFSNQNGPLSHYESTGPEIWRDTDGKVTHFVAGVGTGGTISGTGRFLREVSANRPESDGGEVKIIGADPEGSVYSGGTGRPYLVEGVGEDMWPDSYDKRVPHQIIAVTDNDSFAMTRRLAREEGLLVGGSSGMAVVAALEAAKDLGPEAVVVVLLPDSGRGYLAKIFDDKWMQSYGFLKVTDEPAIGDVLKAKTGQLPALVHIHPNETVRDVINLMSEYGVSQIPVLSAEPPVVMGEVIGSVDERTLTGKLFRHEAKLTDVITEHMQPLLPIIGSLEPISAARTKLQDVDALMVTFVGAPVGVLTRHDLLTYLND; this is encoded by the coding sequence ATGAAGTATGCGAACTCTGTCCTGGACCTTATTGGCAACACCCCCTTGGTGAAATTGAACAAGGTGACCGAGGGCATCGCCGCCACCGTTTTAGTCAAGCTTGAGTACATGAACCCGGGCGGCTCCGCAAAGGACCGCATCGCCGTCAAGATGCTCGATGAGGCTGCCAAAGAAGGCAAAATCAAGCCCGGCGGCACCGTGGTGGAACCTACCAGCGGCAACACCGGCGTGGCCATGGCCATGGTGGCTCAGGCCCGCGGTTACAAGTGTGTATTTGTGGTTCCGGACAAGGTGGGCGAGGACAAGCGCGCCGTGCTGCAGGCGTACGGGGCCGAGGTAGTGGTCACGCCCACGGCGGTTGCTGCCGATAGCCCGCAGTCGTATTACGGCGTTTCGGATCGTCTGGTCCGGGAGATTCCCGGCGCCTACAAGCCGGACCAGTTCTCCAACCAGAACGGCCCGTTGAGCCACTATGAAAGCACCGGCCCCGAGATTTGGCGCGATACCGACGGTAAGGTCACCCACTTTGTGGCAGGGGTTGGCACCGGCGGCACCATCTCCGGCACGGGCCGCTTCCTGCGTGAGGTTTCTGCGAACCGTCCCGAGTCCGACGGCGGCGAGGTCAAGATCATCGGTGCCGATCCGGAAGGCTCCGTCTACTCAGGTGGCACAGGCCGGCCGTACCTTGTGGAAGGCGTGGGTGAGGACATGTGGCCCGACTCCTACGATAAGCGCGTGCCTCACCAGATCATCGCCGTCACGGACAACGACAGCTTCGCCATGACGCGCCGCCTGGCACGCGAGGAGGGCCTGCTCGTGGGAGGTTCCTCCGGTATGGCCGTGGTCGCCGCGCTGGAAGCTGCGAAGGATCTGGGACCTGAGGCCGTCGTCGTCGTGCTTCTGCCTGATAGTGGACGCGGCTACCTGGCCAAGATCTTTGATGACAAGTGGATGCAGTCGTACGGCTTCTTGAAGGTCACTGACGAACCCGCCATTGGCGATGTGCTCAAGGCCAAGACCGGTCAGCTGCCCGCGCTGGTGCACATTCATCCGAACGAGACCGTGCGCGATGTCATCAACTTGATGAGCGAATACGGCGTTTCCCAGATTCCCGTGCTTTCCGCCGAGCCGCCCGTGGTGATGGGTGAGGTGATTGGCTCGGTCGATGAACGCACCCTGACCGGCAAGCTGTTCAGGCACGAGGCCAAACTGACGGACGTCATTACCGAACACATGCAGCCGCTGCTGCCCATCATCGGCTCGCTGGAACCGATCTCTGCCGCCCGCACCAAATTGCAGGATGTGGACGCGCTGATGGTGACGTTTGTGGGGGCGCCCGTTGGTGTGCTGACACGTCACGATCTACTGACTTACCTCAACGACTGA
- a CDS encoding bifunctional proline dehydrogenase/L-glutamate gamma-semialdehyde dehydrogenase, whose protein sequence is MTCTVSAATSANIPVPSNDLAQETIALVRHWLSEAATFPADVSAQRLAGVLKDPNGLDFTVGFVDGVVRPEDLSVAARNLAILAPKVPAFLPWYMRSAVRLGGVMAPILPGIVIPIARKVLREMVGHLIVDATDAKLGPAIAKIRKDGVDLNVNLLGEAVLGENEAARRLEGTLKLLARDDVDYVSIKESSTVAPHSPWAFDDAVDHIVKKLTPLYTLANSFAKPKFINLDMEEYKDLTMTIAVFKRILDKPAFKNLEAGIVLQAYLPDTLAAMIDLQEWAATRRVEGGAAVKVRIVKGANLPMEQVQASVFGWPLATWGSKQDSDTNYKRIVNYALTPEHINNVHVGVAGHNLFDVAHAWLLAKQRGIDTTTGQLEFEMLLGMATGQAEAVRKDVGSLLLYTPVVHPGEFDVAIAYLIRRLEEGASQDNFMSAVFELSENEALFQREQQRFLASLEDLDTTVPPTNRIQDRNLPAAAAASGFANTPDTDPSLVPNQIWGKEILARIPGSVLGNDLVAETTVTELDELNTIVTTALEHGAAWGAMSGAQRAAILHRAGDVMESRRAELMEVMAAETGKTLDQGDPEVSEAVDFAHYYAERAKDLETVDGATFVPAKLTVVTPPWNFPLAIPAGSTLSALAAGSAVVIKPAPQAQRSGSLMVAALWDAGVPREVLALVQLGENDLGKALVSHPSVDRVILTGGYETAELFRSFRTDLPLLAETSGKNAIIVTPSADLDLAAKDVVQSAFGHAGQKCSAASLVIMVGSVSKSNRFRNQLMDAASSLSVGYPETATTQMGPIIEPVSGKLLGALTTLDAGESWALEPRQLDATGQLWSPGVRTGVKAGSNFHLTEFFGPVLGVMAAETLEEAIAMVNAIDYGLTTGLHSLDSAEIGLWLDTVQAGNLYVNRGITGAIVQRQPFGGWKKSAVGAGTKAGGPNYLVGLGSWTSAESQATAPLGDSARKMLNAASDLSADELAFLTRALHSDAAAWGQEFGIARDVSALSAERNVFRYLPLNPLVRLAEGASMAELMRVLAAGILAGATPEVSSGVELPNALKALLLSLRITVTAENDADWLAHARRFGAGRIRLIGGDASAVYEATGGRPDLAIYHGEVTEAGRVEMLPFLHEQAVSITAHRFGTPNNLSDGLI, encoded by the coding sequence ATGACTTGCACCGTCTCTGCGGCCACCTCCGCAAACATTCCGGTTCCCAGCAATGATCTTGCCCAGGAAACCATTGCACTTGTCCGGCACTGGCTGAGCGAGGCCGCCACGTTCCCGGCCGATGTTTCGGCCCAGCGTCTGGCCGGTGTCTTGAAGGACCCCAACGGGCTGGACTTCACGGTTGGTTTCGTTGACGGCGTGGTCCGTCCCGAGGACCTATCCGTCGCTGCCCGCAACCTGGCCATACTGGCGCCCAAGGTTCCGGCCTTCCTGCCGTGGTACATGCGCAGTGCCGTTCGGCTCGGTGGCGTGATGGCCCCGATCCTCCCGGGCATCGTCATCCCGATTGCCCGCAAGGTGCTCCGCGAGATGGTGGGCCACTTGATTGTGGATGCCACCGACGCCAAGCTGGGCCCGGCCATCGCCAAGATCCGCAAGGACGGCGTTGATTTGAACGTGAACCTGCTCGGAGAAGCCGTGCTGGGCGAGAATGAAGCCGCCCGCCGCCTCGAGGGGACCCTGAAGCTATTGGCTAGGGACGACGTCGACTACGTCTCCATCAAGGAATCCTCCACTGTGGCGCCCCACTCTCCGTGGGCCTTCGACGACGCCGTCGATCACATCGTGAAGAAACTCACCCCGCTCTACACGCTGGCCAACTCCTTCGCCAAGCCCAAGTTCATCAACCTGGACATGGAGGAGTACAAGGATCTCACCATGACCATCGCGGTGTTCAAGCGCATCCTGGACAAGCCGGCGTTCAAGAACCTCGAAGCCGGGATTGTGCTTCAGGCCTACCTGCCGGACACCCTTGCAGCCATGATCGATCTGCAAGAGTGGGCCGCCACCCGCCGCGTCGAGGGCGGTGCCGCCGTCAAGGTCCGCATCGTCAAAGGCGCTAACCTGCCCATGGAACAGGTTCAAGCTTCAGTCTTTGGCTGGCCACTGGCCACCTGGGGCAGCAAGCAGGATTCCGACACAAACTACAAGCGGATCGTGAATTACGCGCTGACTCCCGAGCACATCAACAACGTCCACGTTGGTGTTGCCGGGCACAACCTCTTCGATGTGGCCCACGCTTGGCTCCTGGCCAAACAACGCGGAATTGACACCACCACCGGGCAGTTGGAATTCGAGATGCTGCTGGGCATGGCCACCGGCCAGGCTGAAGCCGTCCGCAAGGATGTCGGCTCGCTGCTGTTGTACACACCCGTGGTTCACCCGGGCGAATTCGACGTCGCCATCGCTTACCTGATCCGGCGCTTGGAAGAAGGCGCCAGCCAAGACAACTTCATGTCCGCGGTCTTTGAGCTTTCCGAGAACGAGGCACTCTTCCAGCGCGAGCAGCAGCGTTTCCTGGCCTCTTTGGAGGACCTGGACACCACGGTTCCGCCCACCAACCGCATCCAAGACCGTAACTTACCTGCTGCCGCGGCTGCATCCGGGTTCGCTAATACCCCGGACACCGACCCGTCGCTGGTGCCCAACCAGATTTGGGGTAAGGAGATCCTGGCCCGCATCCCCGGCTCAGTACTGGGCAATGACCTGGTCGCCGAGACCACTGTCACCGAGCTGGACGAGCTGAATACCATCGTGACCACCGCGCTTGAACACGGTGCAGCGTGGGGTGCCATGAGTGGTGCCCAGCGCGCCGCAATCCTGCACCGCGCCGGCGACGTCATGGAGTCCCGCCGTGCCGAACTGATGGAGGTCATGGCCGCCGAGACCGGCAAGACGTTGGACCAGGGCGACCCGGAAGTCAGCGAAGCCGTGGACTTTGCCCACTACTACGCCGAGCGTGCCAAAGATCTAGAAACGGTCGACGGCGCAACCTTCGTCCCAGCGAAGCTCACCGTGGTGACCCCGCCGTGGAACTTCCCGTTGGCTATCCCCGCTGGCTCCACTTTGTCCGCTTTGGCCGCCGGTTCCGCCGTGGTTATCAAGCCCGCCCCGCAGGCCCAGCGCAGCGGATCTCTCATGGTGGCAGCATTGTGGGATGCCGGTGTGCCCCGCGAGGTGCTGGCGCTGGTCCAGCTCGGTGAGAACGATCTCGGCAAGGCCCTGGTGTCCCACCCCAGCGTTGACCGCGTGATTCTTACCGGCGGCTACGAGACAGCTGAACTGTTCCGCAGCTTCCGCACTGATCTACCACTGCTGGCCGAGACGTCCGGCAAGAACGCCATCATCGTCACCCCCAGCGCCGACCTCGACCTGGCCGCCAAGGACGTAGTGCAGTCCGCGTTTGGCCACGCCGGGCAGAAGTGCTCCGCCGCTTCACTGGTCATCATGGTGGGCTCCGTGTCCAAGTCCAACCGCTTCCGAAACCAGCTCATGGACGCGGCCTCCAGCCTAAGCGTCGGCTACCCGGAAACAGCAACCACTCAGATGGGGCCCATCATTGAACCGGTCTCCGGCAAGTTGTTGGGAGCGCTGACCACCCTGGACGCCGGCGAGAGCTGGGCCCTTGAACCGCGTCAGCTGGACGCAACCGGCCAGCTTTGGTCCCCTGGCGTTCGCACTGGTGTCAAAGCCGGCTCCAACTTCCACCTGACCGAATTCTTCGGCCCCGTCCTGGGTGTCATGGCGGCTGAGACGTTGGAAGAGGCCATCGCCATGGTCAATGCCATTGACTACGGCCTCACCACCGGCCTGCATTCCCTAGACTCCGCCGAGATTGGCCTCTGGCTGGATACCGTCCAGGCCGGAAACCTTTACGTCAACCGCGGCATCACCGGTGCCATTGTGCAGCGCCAGCCGTTCGGCGGATGGAAGAAGTCGGCCGTCGGCGCGGGCACCAAGGCTGGCGGGCCCAACTACTTGGTGGGTCTGGGGTCCTGGACCTCGGCCGAATCCCAGGCCACTGCGCCGTTGGGCGATTCCGCCCGCAAAATGCTGAATGCGGCTTCGGATTTGTCCGCCGACGAGCTGGCATTTCTGACGCGCGCGCTCCACAGCGACGCCGCGGCATGGGGGCAGGAGTTCGGTATAGCCCGCGATGTTTCGGCGTTGTCGGCCGAGCGCAACGTGTTCCGCTACCTGCCGCTGAACCCCCTGGTTCGGTTGGCTGAGGGTGCTTCCATGGCCGAGCTCATGCGCGTACTCGCGGCAGGAATCCTCGCCGGGGCCACCCCGGAAGTCTCCTCCGGCGTCGAACTTCCCAACGCTTTGAAGGCACTACTACTGAGCTTGCGCATTACCGTTACCGCCGAGAACGACGCCGATTGGCTGGCTCATGCGCGGCGCTTCGGTGCCGGGCGCATCCGCCTCATTGGTGGCGACGCCTCAGCTGTATATGAGGCAACTGGCGGCCGTCCTGACTTGGCCATTTACCACGGTGAGGTCACCGAGGCCGGTCGCGTGGAGATGCTGCCGTTCCTGCACGAACAGGCCGTCAGTATCACGGCGCACCGCTTCGGAACGCCCAACAACCTCTCGGACGGGTTGATCTAG
- a CDS encoding VOC family protein, with translation MTISLQYTHLTVHNPDEAIAFYRDALGLEVQNDVRNGDFRWVTLGTAAQPGLGIVLSEPHAGRSKEDGDALAKLLAKGVLPMLNFTASDLDATFEQAVSAGAEVLQEPIDQPWGPKDCAFRDPSGNMVRVAQA, from the coding sequence ATGACTATTTCACTGCAGTACACGCACCTGACCGTCCACAACCCCGACGAGGCCATCGCGTTCTACCGCGACGCCCTGGGCTTGGAAGTCCAGAACGACGTGCGCAACGGCGACTTCCGCTGGGTCACTCTGGGCACCGCGGCACAGCCGGGACTGGGGATCGTGCTCTCCGAGCCGCACGCCGGCCGGTCCAAGGAGGACGGTGACGCCTTGGCGAAACTGCTGGCCAAGGGCGTGCTGCCCATGCTCAACTTCACGGCCAGCGATCTTGACGCCACCTTTGAGCAGGCAGTGAGCGCCGGCGCCGAGGTGTTGCAGGAGCCCATTGACCAGCCGTGGGGACCCAAGGACTGCGCCTTCCGTGACCCGTCCGGCAACATGGTCCGCGTCGCCCAGGCCTGA
- a CDS encoding cystathionine gamma-synthase: protein MTEGFNTRAVHAGQTPDATTGSVIPPLYQTTTFAQDGIGQLRNGYEYGRGTNPTRDGLQTQLAALEGGEFAFSFASGLAAEDALIRALLVPGDHIIMGNDVYGGTYRLITRVLSIWGISSAAVDMNDGGALAAAVAAGGPEGKTKMLWVETPSNPMMKITDIAALAEVAHSAGALLVVDNTFASPYLQNPLALGADIVVHSTTKYIGGHSDASGGAIILSDAAAAEKIGFVQFAVGAVSAPMEAWLTTRGLKTLGVRMDRHCANAQSIAEWLLTRPEVEKVLYPGLPDHPGHELAAKQMRGFGGMISVQFKGGEAAARKVAESTHLFTLAESLGGVESLMNYPSDMTHASVKGTELAVPENLIRLSVGIEDVADLLADLEQALNALS from the coding sequence ATGACTGAAGGCTTTAACACCCGCGCCGTCCATGCCGGGCAGACCCCCGACGCCACCACCGGATCGGTTATTCCGCCCCTGTACCAAACCACCACGTTTGCTCAGGACGGGATTGGCCAGCTGCGCAACGGCTACGAATATGGCCGCGGCACCAACCCCACCCGCGACGGTCTGCAGACGCAGCTCGCAGCTCTGGAAGGCGGCGAATTCGCGTTCAGTTTCGCCTCCGGCCTGGCCGCTGAGGACGCCCTGATCCGCGCCCTGCTGGTCCCCGGAGATCACATCATCATGGGCAACGATGTCTACGGTGGCACCTACCGGCTCATCACCCGGGTCCTGTCGATCTGGGGCATCAGCAGTGCTGCCGTGGACATGAACGACGGCGGGGCGCTGGCTGCCGCTGTCGCCGCCGGCGGACCGGAGGGCAAGACAAAGATGCTCTGGGTAGAGACGCCGTCGAACCCCATGATGAAGATTACCGACATCGCTGCGCTCGCCGAAGTGGCTCATTCCGCGGGCGCGCTGCTGGTTGTAGATAACACCTTCGCCTCGCCGTACCTGCAGAACCCGCTCGCACTGGGAGCCGACATTGTGGTGCACTCCACCACCAAGTACATCGGTGGGCACTCGGATGCTTCCGGTGGCGCCATCATCCTCTCCGACGCCGCAGCTGCTGAGAAGATCGGCTTCGTCCAGTTCGCCGTGGGTGCCGTTTCCGCACCCATGGAAGCCTGGCTGACGACGCGCGGACTCAAGACGCTCGGCGTCCGCATGGACCGCCACTGCGCCAACGCCCAGAGCATCGCCGAATGGCTGCTGACCCGGCCCGAGGTTGAAAAGGTGCTCTACCCGGGCCTGCCCGATCATCCCGGTCACGAGCTGGCTGCCAAGCAGATGCGCGGCTTCGGCGGCATGATCTCGGTGCAGTTCAAGGGCGGCGAGGCTGCTGCACGCAAGGTGGCGGAGTCCACGCACCTGTTCACTCTGGCGGAATCGCTGGGTGGCGTTGAATCGCTCATGAACTACCCTTCGGACATGACACACGCATCCGTGAAGGGTACCGAGCTGGCTGTGCCGGAAAACCTGATCCGTTTGTCCGTGGGCATCGAGGACGTGGCTGATCTGCTGGCCGATCTGGAACAGGCCCTGAACGCCCTGTCCTAG
- a CDS encoding SLC13 family permease — protein sequence MKKLAAASGAPALFLVGLLLLVTGVLSPASALDLATRTVPILLFVVAMTLVTELAELAGLFRFVTARMVRWGARSTSERPAGGRVFVLWLLVVALATLSTVFLSLDTTAVLVTPVVVTLARHARIHPLPFALTTVWLANTASLFLPVSNLTNLLAQHQLDLRPLGFVELLWAPAVTGIVVPMLFLWLLFRKDLHGKYQAPAVPPVTDKRLLVLSAITVALLLPALVSGVAVAIPASIAAIFLLIVFMTRRPSVLRWSMVPIQPLLLTVGLFMVVAAFHDHGFSQALGPVAGTGNGFLSLLQLAGAGALSANGVNNLPAYLALEPLADTPVRLAALLIGVNLGPLISPWASLATLLWHSRLKAMGVNISWRSYALAGLCLVLVLLPTAVLALWLSNGLPS from the coding sequence ATGAAAAAACTGGCAGCCGCCTCGGGTGCCCCCGCACTGTTTCTTGTGGGGCTGCTTCTGCTCGTCACTGGCGTGTTGAGCCCGGCGTCAGCGCTAGACCTTGCCACCCGCACGGTGCCGATCTTGCTCTTTGTTGTTGCCATGACGCTCGTGACGGAATTGGCGGAATTGGCAGGGCTATTTCGATTCGTCACCGCACGCATGGTCCGCTGGGGTGCCCGGTCGACATCAGAGCGGCCCGCCGGTGGGCGAGTCTTTGTCCTCTGGCTGCTGGTGGTTGCGCTGGCCACTCTCAGCACCGTCTTCTTATCCTTAGATACGACGGCGGTGCTGGTCACCCCGGTGGTGGTGACGCTGGCCCGGCATGCCCGCATCCACCCTCTGCCATTTGCGCTGACCACCGTGTGGTTGGCCAATACGGCGTCGTTGTTCCTACCGGTATCAAACCTGACGAACCTGTTGGCTCAGCATCAATTGGACCTTCGCCCGCTCGGATTCGTGGAGCTACTGTGGGCACCGGCTGTGACGGGAATTGTGGTGCCCATGCTGTTCCTGTGGCTGCTGTTCCGCAAAGATCTGCACGGCAAGTATCAGGCTCCGGCAGTTCCTCCAGTGACAGACAAGCGGCTTTTGGTACTCAGTGCCATCACCGTGGCGCTCTTGTTGCCAGCCTTGGTGTCCGGTGTTGCGGTCGCCATTCCAGCCAGCATTGCGGCGATTTTCCTGCTGATTGTTTTCATGACCCGGCGTCCCTCGGTCCTACGGTGGTCCATGGTGCCGATCCAGCCGTTATTGCTGACCGTTGGCCTATTCATGGTGGTTGCCGCCTTCCACGATCATGGATTTTCACAGGCTCTGGGCCCGGTTGCTGGCACAGGGAACGGATTCCTGAGCCTGCTCCAGCTCGCCGGGGCGGGTGCGTTGAGCGCTAACGGTGTGAATAACCTACCGGCATATCTGGCCCTGGAGCCTTTGGCCGACACCCCTGTCCGTCTCGCGGCGCTGCTGATCGGCGTCAATCTGGGTCCATTGATCTCTCCATGGGCATCGCTGGCAACCTTGTTGTGGCATAGCCGCCTCAAGGCCATGGGCGTCAACATCTCTTGGCGCTCCTACGCACTTGCCGGCCTGTGCCTGGTGCTGGTGCTGCTCCCCACAGCTGTTCTGGCGCTGTGGCTGAGCAATGGATTACCAAGCTAA